CTATAGAGCATAGAGATTGTTTTTCTTTCTAATGGATGAATCAGGTTTGGAGCAATTTCAGATAGTGGTTCAAGAACAAACTCTCTCTCACATATCCAAGGATGTGGTACAGCTAGATTATCTTCCTCTATTATCTCTCTATCAAAAAATAATATATCAATATCAATAATACGAGGTCCCCATTTAAACTCTCTGACTCTACCCATTTCCAATTCTATTTTCAGGATTTTATCTAAAAATTCCTGTCCTTCTAAAAGTGTTTCAACTTCCAGACAGGCATTTAAGAAATCATCCTGCTCTGTATATCCAAAAGGCTTTGTTTCAAGTATCTTACTTGACTTAGTGACCTTTGTATTTTCAATGTTATTAATTCTTTCTATTGCAGTTTCAAGGTTTTTCTTTTTATCACCCATATTTGTACCTAGTGAAAGATATACCTTATGTCTTTTTCTAGTTATTTCCACTGCAACATTTTCAAAATGCATCTGCAAAGGTGCCCATGGTTTTTTTACTGTAACTTTTACACTCTTTACTAGATTATAGTTCTTTAAAACCATTTCTGCAATATTTTCTGCACAACTTTCTAAAAGATTTTCTCTTTTTGTTAAAAATATTTTTTCAACATCCTTTGCAACTAGTCCATAATGGACTGATTTAGTCAAATCACCAGTTTTTCCAGCAACTCTTGTATCAAGCTCCATTTCCAAAGAAACTAAAAATTTTTGACCTAAAACTTTTTCCTCTTCAAAAACACCGTGATACCCTATAAATTCTAAATTATTAATATAAATTTTATCCATAATATCACCACTACTTCAATAAGTTTATTACTTCCATTCTTCTTATAGCATCATTTTCATATACTCCACGACATGCCATAGTTATAATCTCACTATTTTCTTTTTTGCTTCCTCTCATTGTCATGCAAAGGTGCTTAGCTTTCATTATAATCATTACCCCTTCACATTGCAAACTCTCATAAATTGCATCTGCTAATTGACTTCCTAATCTTTCCTGAAGTTGCGGTCTTTTTGCTAATATTTCTAACGCACTTATTATATTTCCAAATCCAATTATCTTTCCATTTGGTATATAGGCAATGTCCACAGTTCCAAAAAAAGGCAAGAAATGGTGTTCACACATTGAATAGAAATCAATGTTCTTCTCCATAACTATATCCTTTTTATCTGTAGGAATAGTCTTTCTAAGGACCTCTTTAGGATCCATCTCTATGCCTGAAAAAAATTCACTGTAGCTCTGTGCCACTCTTTCTGGAGTACTTGTTAAACCCTCTCTATTTTTATCTTCACCAATAGCTTCTAATATACTCTCAAAAGATTTTTCTATTTTTTTTAAATCCATTTATTTTACTCCTTATTATAAATCCCCCCCAGTTGAGTGAGGAGGATTTATTTTATTTATTCTATTATTTCTCATCTATTTGATTTAAATCAGCCATTTTAGTAAAAATTTCTGTTAAAAATCTTAATTGAGACAATCTGTTATTCTTTATAGCTTCATTATCATCCATAACTTTTACTTTATCAAAGTAGTTATTGATAATATCTTTTCCTTCTGTAATATCAGCAAGATATTTGTCATAGTTTTTAGCAACAATATCTTCAGTAACTTTATTACTTAAATCTATTGAGAAGTTATAAAGTTCTTTTTCTACATCCTCTACAAATAGTTCAGGATTTATAATAACATCCTTGTGATCTTTTGAAATGTTTCCAACTCTTTTTAGAACTGGTAATAACTCTCCAAATGCAGGTTCTTTTGCAAATTTTTCAAGAGTAGTTATCTTTTCCTGAGCTTCAATTAGATTATCACAATCTTTATCAAGTACTGCAACTATGATATCTTTTCTGTATTTCATATCTCCAAATACATTGATAGCTCTTTGTTTAAAGAATTCAAGAACTTCAGCTTTAACTTCTGCTCTATCTCTTTTTAATACTCCATCTTCTTCTAAAGTTTCAAGTGATTTTTCAACTAAAGATGCAATAGAGATATTTAATTTTGAATTAATTATTACATTTACTATTCCTAAAGCTGCTCTTCTAAGTGCAAATGGGTCTTTTGATCCACTAGGAATAACTCCTACACCAAAACATCCGACTAATGTATCGATTCTATCAGCAATTCCAGCTATGATACCTTCCATTTGTGTAGGTAGCATATCTCCTTGGAATCTTGGATAGTAGTGTTCTTTTATTCCAAGTGATACTCTTTCATTTTCTCCAGATTTAAGTGCATAATCTGCTCCCATAAATCCTTGAAGTTTTGTAAATTCCTTTTCTCCAATCATATTAGATACAAGGTCTGCTTTTGCAAGATATACAGTTCTTAGTACATCTTCTTTTCTATCTTCACATCCTAAAGAAGTTACTAAGTATTCAGCAACTTTGCTACTTCTTTCTATTTTTTGATAGATAGTTCCAAGATCTTTTTGGAATACAACAGTTTTTAATTTTTCAACGTTGTCAGCTAATGGATGTTTTAAGTCTTCCTGATAGAAGAATCTAGCATCTGCAAGTCTAGCAGATAGAACTTTTTCATTTCCTTTTCTTACATAATCAGATACTTCAATACCATTTCTTACAACAACAAATTTAGGTAATAATTTTCCATTAGTATCTAAAATTGGGAAATATCTTTGGTGAACTTCCATTGATATAATCAATACATCTTGTGGTACTTCTAGGAAATCTGCATTAAAGCTTCCAACTATTGGACAAGGGTATTCAATAAGATTAGTAACCTCATCAAGTAATGCTGGTTCTATTAATACTTGTTCTCCCTCTTCAACACAAGTTTCTTTTATAAGTCTTGTAATCATATCTTTTCTTTCGTCAATATCTATAATTACATTGTTTTCTCTTATTTTCTTAAAGTAATCTTCAGGTGAACTTACTTCAAATTCTTTACCAAAGAATCTATGTCCTCTTGATTTATTTCCACTTACTATTCCTTCTATTTCAAATGGAACAACTTCAGAATCACAAATAGCCATAAACCATTTAACAGGTCTTGCAAATCTTAATTTTTTGTCAGACCATTTCATAGATTTTGGAAAGTTTAATTCTAATACTAAGTTTCTTAAAATTTCTGGTAAAAGATCTTTAGTAGGTTTTCCTTTCATAAATTTTCTTGCAGCAATATATTCACCTTTTGGAGTTGTAACAATTTCTAATTGAGTAGGATCTACATTTTGTGATTTTGCAAATCCAAGCCCAGCTCTTGATAACTCTCCATTTACATAAGCAACATTTTTAGCAGGTCCCATATTAACTATATCAAGATCTTCCTGCATTTCAGCTAGATTGTGCACATCAAGTACAAGTCTTCTAGGAGTTCCATATGTTTTTATAGTGTCAAATGTTATTCTTTCATTTTTAAATTTTGTTTCCAAATTTGATTTTAAATCATTTAAAGCCTGTTTCAAAAATCTTGCAGGCAATTCTTCCATACCTATTTCAAATAGTAATCTCAATGTTTTTCCTCCTCTTTATGATACTCTCTTACAAATTAAATTTTATTTTTTCTTTAATAGAGGGTAACCTAAATCCTTTCTATTTTGTACATAAACTTCAGCACATCTTCTTGCTAAGTTTCTTACTCTTAAAATATATGCCATTCTCTCAGTAGTAGATATAGCACCTCTTGAGTCTAATACATTGAATACATGTGAACATTTTAAAACATAGTCATAAGCTGGTAATACAAGACCTTCATCTAATATTCTAGTAGCTTCTTTTTCATATTCATCAAACCATTTAAAATGTTTTTCCAAATCTGCTAATTCAAAAGAGTATTTTGAGTTTTCATATTCAAATTGGAATCTCATATCTCCATATTTAACACCTGGTGCCCATTCTAAATCATAAATGTTTTCTTTGTTTTGAATATATAGAGCTATTCTTTCAAGCCCATAAGTAATTTCTACAGGGATAGGATCTAATTCTAATCCTCCAACTTGTTGGAAATATGTAAACTGAGTTACTTCCATTCCATCAAGCCATACTTCCCAACCAAGTCCCCAAGCTCCTAAAGTTGGAGATTCCCAGTCGTCTTCAACAAATCTAATATCGTGTTTTTCAGGTTCAATTCCTAATACTCTTAAACTTTCTAGATATAGTTCTTGAATATTTAATGGAGATGGTTTCATTATAACCTGAAATTGGTGGTGTTGGTAAACTCTGTTAGGGTTTTCTCCATATCTACCATCTTTTGGTCTTCTTGAAGGTTCAACATATGCTACGCTCCAAGGTTCAGGTCCCAATGACATCAAAAATGTATTTGGGTTGAATGTTCCAGCTCCTTTCTCTATATCATATGGATTTCCAAGTACGCATCCCTTAGAACTCCAATATTTTTGAAGAGCAAAAATTATCTCTTGAAAAGTCATTACTTATCCTCCTCGTTTTTTTTCCTATTTTTACGGAATAGTTGATCTAATATTATAAATATTACTCCTATATTTATCCATACATCTGCTAGATTGAATATATAAGACCATATACCTCTGAAATCTATCATATCGATTACATAGCCTCTAAATACTCTATCTATCATATTTCCTATTGCCCCTGCAAGAATATAAATAAATCCCATCTTTTCAACTAAAGAGAGCTTATTTCTTTCCTTGTAAAGGTAATAAGCTATAGCTACAATTGCTATAATTGTAGCTATGCCTATTATATCTAGTTTTCCTTGAAACAATCCAAAGGCAATACCTCTATTTTTAACATAGGTAATATGAAAAAAATTAGTGATAAAAGGTAATGTCTCTCCTTCAAACATTGTTGTGTCTATAAGGTATTTCGATAGCTGGTCTGCACCAACTAATATCAAGATTAAAACTATATATATCATCAAAATCTCCTAGTTATTCTTTAGTACACTTGCACATCTTGGACAAAGAGTTGGATGATCTGCATCTTTTCCAATTTCAGTAGAGTATTTCCAGCATCTTTCGCATTTTTCTCCATCTGCATGCATTACTTTTGTAAATAGTTCAGGAACTTCTTCTCCTTTTACAAAAGTATCATCAATAGTATCTACTATCTCTAGTTGAGAAACTATTAGAGCCATTTCGATTCTTTCTCTATTTGCTTTTAAGAATTCTTG
Above is a window of Fusobacterium sp. DD2 DNA encoding:
- the lspA gene encoding signal peptidase II → MIYIVLILILVGADQLSKYLIDTTMFEGETLPFITNFFHITYVKNRGIAFGLFQGKLDIIGIATIIAIVAIAYYLYKERNKLSLVEKMGFIYILAGAIGNMIDRVFRGYVIDMIDFRGIWSYIFNLADVWINIGVIFIILDQLFRKNRKKNEEDK
- the folE gene encoding GTP cyclohydrolase I FolE, which encodes MDLKKIEKSFESILEAIGEDKNREGLTSTPERVAQSYSEFFSGIEMDPKEVLRKTIPTDKKDIVMEKNIDFYSMCEHHFLPFFGTVDIAYIPNGKIIGFGNIISALEILAKRPQLQERLGSQLADAIYESLQCEGVMIIMKAKHLCMTMRGSKKENSEIITMACRGVYENDAIRRMEVINLLK
- the glyQ gene encoding glycine--tRNA ligase subunit alpha, whose product is MTFQEIIFALQKYWSSKGCVLGNPYDIEKGAGTFNPNTFLMSLGPEPWSVAYVEPSRRPKDGRYGENPNRVYQHHQFQVIMKPSPLNIQELYLESLRVLGIEPEKHDIRFVEDDWESPTLGAWGLGWEVWLDGMEVTQFTYFQQVGGLELDPIPVEITYGLERIALYIQNKENIYDLEWAPGVKYGDMRFQFEYENSKYSFELADLEKHFKWFDEYEKEATRILDEGLVLPAYDYVLKCSHVFNVLDSRGAISTTERMAYILRVRNLARRCAEVYVQNRKDLGYPLLKKK
- the folK gene encoding 2-amino-4-hydroxy-6-hydroxymethyldihydropteridine diphosphokinase, which encodes MDKIYINNLEFIGYHGVFEEEKVLGQKFLVSLEMELDTRVAGKTGDLTKSVHYGLVAKDVEKIFLTKRENLLESCAENIAEMVLKNYNLVKSVKVTVKKPWAPLQMHFENVAVEITRKRHKVYLSLGTNMGDKKKNLETAIERINNIENTKVTKSSKILETKPFGYTEQDDFLNACLEVETLLEGQEFLDKILKIELEMGRVREFKWGPRIIDIDILFFDREIIEEDNLAVPHPWICEREFVLEPLSEIAPNLIHPLERKTISMLYRELIQNK
- the glyS gene encoding glycine--tRNA ligase subunit beta encodes the protein MRLLFEIGMEELPARFLKQALNDLKSNLETKFKNERITFDTIKTYGTPRRLVLDVHNLAEMQEDLDIVNMGPAKNVAYVNGELSRAGLGFAKSQNVDPTQLEIVTTPKGEYIAARKFMKGKPTKDLLPEILRNLVLELNFPKSMKWSDKKLRFARPVKWFMAICDSEVVPFEIEGIVSGNKSRGHRFFGKEFEVSSPEDYFKKIRENNVIIDIDERKDMITRLIKETCVEEGEQVLIEPALLDEVTNLIEYPCPIVGSFNADFLEVPQDVLIISMEVHQRYFPILDTNGKLLPKFVVVRNGIEVSDYVRKGNEKVLSARLADARFFYQEDLKHPLADNVEKLKTVVFQKDLGTIYQKIERSSKVAEYLVTSLGCEDRKEDVLRTVYLAKADLVSNMIGEKEFTKLQGFMGADYALKSGENERVSLGIKEHYYPRFQGDMLPTQMEGIIAGIADRIDTLVGCFGVGVIPSGSKDPFALRRAALGIVNVIINSKLNISIASLVEKSLETLEEDGVLKRDRAEVKAEVLEFFKQRAINVFGDMKYRKDIIVAVLDKDCDNLIEAQEKITTLEKFAKEPAFGELLPVLKRVGNISKDHKDVIINPELFVEDVEKELYNFSIDLSNKVTEDIVAKNYDKYLADITEGKDIINNYFDKVKVMDDNEAIKNNRLSQLRFLTEIFTKMADLNQIDEK